One Maribacter dokdonensis DSW-8 DNA window includes the following coding sequences:
- a CDS encoding acetyltransferase, whose amino-acid sequence MHNVIIFGASGHGSVVLDCLEKEGEYNVIGFVDSYRVKGTIVNGYQVLGSEYDLPFLINRFNVRGGVVAIGDNWTRKLVVDKISKIAPNFNFINTIHPSAKIGKDVLMGCGNVIMPGAIINSNSLIHDFCILNSNSILEHDSVMESYASLAPSSCCGGNVFLGKFSSICLGASLVNGIEIGQHTVIGAGALVVDHFGDNVMAYGSPARIVRKRSVGEPYLSTPKKRQLSEKESFEVIPSNLSV is encoded by the coding sequence ATGCATAACGTGATAATTTTTGGTGCCTCTGGGCACGGTAGTGTTGTTTTGGATTGTTTAGAGAAAGAGGGGGAGTATAATGTAATTGGTTTTGTAGATTCTTACAGGGTAAAAGGGACAATAGTTAATGGTTATCAAGTTTTAGGTAGTGAATATGACTTACCATTTTTAATAAACAGATTTAATGTTAGAGGTGGAGTTGTTGCCATAGGCGATAACTGGACAAGAAAGCTTGTTGTGGATAAAATTTCAAAAATAGCACCTAATTTTAATTTTATAAATACCATTCATCCTAGTGCTAAAATTGGTAAAGATGTATTGATGGGCTGTGGGAATGTAATTATGCCTGGGGCAATAATTAATTCAAATTCACTTATTCATGATTTCTGTATACTTAATTCGAATTCTATTTTAGAGCATGATTCTGTAATGGAGAGCTATGCCAGTTTAGCTCCATCCTCATGTTGTGGAGGAAATGTTTTTCTTGGTAAGTTTTCTTCAATTTGCTTAGGAGCTTCATTGGTAAATGGAATTGAGATTGGACAGCATACCGTTATTGGAGCTGGGGCTTTAGTTGTTGATCATTTTGGAGATAACGTTATGGCTTACGGGTCACCAGCAAGAATTGTCCGAAAACGGTCAGTTGGTGAACCTTATCTATCCACTCCTAAAAAGCGGCAACTTTCTGAAAAGGAATCTTTTGAAGTGATCCCGTCTAATCTCTCTGTTTAA
- a CDS encoding M23 family metallopeptidase, whose product MSKVKYYYDPDTLSYRKIEPQKSKRYRNITFFILGSCLFGLLGLILLLNTNLVNTPRELSLSREVKNYELQYELLNKKMEQIEEVLGNIEERDNNIYRLYFEANPIPDEQRKAGFGGINRYKSLEGFNNSEMIISTTKRLDIIKKQMAIQSKSLDEITKLAEEKEKLLMSIPAIQPINNEDLTRMASGYGWRSDPFTKARKMHYGMDFTAPKGTPVYASGDGKITRADNNSSGYGKHIRIEHGYGYLSLYAHLSQYNVKKGQKVKRGDLIGFVGSTGRSEAPHLHYEVWKDKDRINPINFYYGSLSPEEFENMLKFANQENQSLD is encoded by the coding sequence ATGTCTAAGGTAAAATACTATTACGACCCAGATACGCTGTCGTACCGTAAAATAGAACCCCAAAAATCTAAACGTTATAGAAATATAACCTTCTTTATTTTGGGATCGTGCCTTTTTGGTCTGTTAGGTTTAATTCTATTACTGAACACCAATCTCGTAAACACCCCTAGAGAACTTTCTTTGTCAAGGGAAGTAAAGAACTACGAGCTTCAATATGAACTGTTGAATAAAAAAATGGAACAGATTGAAGAAGTTCTGGGCAATATTGAAGAAAGGGACAACAATATCTACCGTTTATATTTTGAAGCAAATCCAATACCCGACGAGCAACGTAAAGCAGGGTTTGGAGGTATTAACCGTTATAAATCTTTAGAGGGCTTCAACAATTCCGAGATGATAATATCTACCACCAAAAGGCTGGATATTATTAAAAAACAAATGGCCATACAGTCTAAGTCTTTAGATGAAATCACAAAACTTGCCGAAGAAAAAGAAAAATTATTGATGTCCATTCCCGCCATACAGCCTATCAATAATGAAGATTTAACCCGCATGGCTTCAGGTTATGGTTGGCGTTCAGATCCTTTCACGAAAGCAAGAAAAATGCACTATGGCATGGACTTCACCGCACCTAAAGGCACACCGGTATATGCTTCTGGAGACGGTAAAATAACCAGAGCAGATAATAATTCATCAGGGTACGGCAAACATATACGTATTGAGCATGGCTACGGGTATTTAAGCCTTTATGCGCATTTAAGCCAGTATAACGTGAAGAAGGGTCAAAAAGTAAAACGAGGCGATTTAATTGGCTTTGTAGGCAGTACAGGTAGATCGGAAGCTCCACATTTACATTATGAAGTTTGGAAAGATAAAGATCGTATAAACCCTATTAATTTCTATTACGGAAGTTTATCTCCAGAAGAGTTTGAAAACATGCTTAAATTTGCTAATCAAGAAAACCAATCATTAGATTAA
- a CDS encoding alanine/glycine:cation symporter family protein, protein MDTINDFIANALPYTEWPMFLLLIGGGLFLVFYSKLMPYRFFGHAIAITAGKYDNSNSKGEVSSFQALSAAVAATVGLGNISGVAIAIHDGGPGVVFWIWMTALIGMCIKFYSCSLAIMYRGTDSDGKLQGGPMYYITKGLGEKARPLAIFFAICGLFGFLGVFTANQFTETFMSVVEPGSNIIEMSDENWKWTIGLILAIITSFVIFGGLTKIAKVASAIVPFMVAVYLIAVIAVMAMNSSQIFPALKMIFTEAWNFKSLATGGFWGLVIIGVRRAMFSNEAGLGSAPMYHGQSKNDEPIREGLVAMLGPFIDTILVCTFTAIVIILSGAYLEDSSGIVMTLSAFERTLFGWGDILLMVIVTAFALSTLFTYSYYGVKSLSFLTNAKIGKLYNWYFVIMIVFAAVASLELVKNLIDLSYALMVIPNMIAVLLLAPKVNVELKKYIIKLKDGRS, encoded by the coding sequence ATGGATACAATTAACGACTTTATAGCCAATGCCCTGCCGTATACGGAGTGGCCAATGTTTCTTTTGTTGATAGGCGGTGGACTCTTTTTGGTTTTTTATTCCAAATTAATGCCCTATCGTTTTTTCGGTCACGCTATAGCAATTACAGCAGGTAAATATGATAATTCAAATTCAAAAGGTGAGGTAAGTTCTTTTCAAGCGCTTTCGGCTGCAGTTGCTGCTACAGTTGGCTTGGGGAATATATCTGGGGTAGCTATTGCCATTCATGATGGTGGACCTGGAGTGGTGTTTTGGATTTGGATGACAGCATTAATAGGTATGTGTATCAAATTTTATTCTTGTAGTTTGGCAATTATGTATCGTGGTACAGATTCAGACGGTAAATTACAGGGAGGCCCCATGTATTATATAACTAAAGGATTGGGTGAGAAGGCAAGACCTTTGGCTATTTTCTTTGCGATATGTGGTCTCTTTGGCTTTTTGGGTGTGTTTACTGCCAATCAGTTCACGGAAACATTTATGAGTGTAGTAGAACCTGGTTCCAACATCATTGAAATGAGTGATGAGAATTGGAAATGGACCATTGGTTTAATACTGGCCATTATTACTTCGTTTGTCATATTTGGTGGATTGACAAAGATTGCAAAGGTTGCCTCAGCCATAGTGCCATTTATGGTCGCGGTATATTTAATTGCCGTTATAGCGGTTATGGCGATGAACTCTAGTCAAATATTCCCAGCTCTGAAAATGATATTTACGGAAGCTTGGAACTTTAAATCTTTAGCTACTGGCGGATTTTGGGGATTGGTAATTATTGGTGTCCGTAGGGCAATGTTTTCAAATGAGGCAGGTTTAGGTAGCGCGCCAATGTATCACGGGCAATCAAAAAACGATGAGCCTATTCGCGAAGGCTTGGTGGCTATGTTGGGGCCGTTTATAGATACCATTTTGGTATGTACATTTACGGCAATCGTAATTATTCTCAGTGGAGCGTATTTGGAAGATTCTAGTGGAATTGTAATGACCTTATCAGCTTTTGAAAGAACCCTGTTCGGTTGGGGAGATATATTGTTAATGGTAATAGTTACGGCATTTGCACTATCCACTTTGTTTACCTATTCCTATTACGGAGTAAAATCTTTATCCTTTTTGACCAATGCTAAAATAGGTAAGTTGTATAACTGGTATTTTGTGATTATGATCGTTTTTGCGGCAGTGGCCTCTTTAGAGCTGGTAAAGAATTTAATTGATTTGTCCTATGCCTTAATGGTAATACCTAATATGATTGCCGTACTTTTGTTGGCTCCAAAGGTAAATGTGGAATTGAAGAAATACATAATAAAGTTGAAGGATGGCAGATCATAG
- a CDS encoding TPM domain-containing protein: MSKVEDFLTAKEEQDIVNAILEAEKNTSGEIRVHIEAHTDKDHYERAKEVFHLLKMDNTKQENGVLIYVAVHDKKFVICGDKGIDNVVPKDFWQTTRNSIQTHFEKGAFKEGLVAGVLKAGEELRSHFPWQSDDTNELSNEISKG; this comes from the coding sequence ATGTCCAAGGTAGAAGATTTTTTAACCGCCAAAGAAGAGCAAGACATAGTGAACGCTATTCTTGAAGCAGAAAAAAATACTTCTGGTGAAATTAGAGTGCATATTGAAGCACATACAGACAAAGACCATTACGAGAGAGCCAAAGAGGTTTTTCATTTATTAAAAATGGACAACACCAAACAAGAAAACGGAGTTCTTATCTATGTAGCCGTACACGATAAGAAGTTTGTAATTTGTGGTGATAAGGGTATTGACAATGTAGTACCTAAAGACTTTTGGCAAACTACTAGAAATAGCATTCAAACACATTTTGAGAAAGGAGCTTTTAAAGAAGGTTTAGTAGCTGGTGTTTTAAAAGCTGGCGAAGAGTTAAGAAGCCATTTTCCTTGGCAATCAGATGACACCAACGAACTAAGCAATGAGATATCTAAAGGTTAG
- a CDS encoding TPM domain-containing protein, whose product MRYLKVSLVILFLWCTPSWSQFEIPEKPALQTSVYDYTNLLSDQQKVALSQKLVRYSDSTSTQIVVTIIASTNGENINYLGANWGQKWGIGQEGKDNGILIILAENDRKVAISTGYGVEGLLTDAISKRIIEQVILPEFRAGDYYGGLNKGSDVIFQVLNGEFEEDRTFGNNSKSPFSSFLPFIIFLVILFILWSRKNDDNNGGNNGRRRRGLSPWDMIILSNMGRSSGSSGGFGSGGGGSFGGGGFGGGFGGGGFGGGGASGGW is encoded by the coding sequence ATGAGATATCTAAAGGTTAGCCTTGTAATTCTTTTTCTTTGGTGCACTCCGTCATGGAGTCAGTTTGAAATCCCTGAAAAACCGGCATTACAGACCAGTGTCTATGATTACACCAATTTATTGAGCGACCAGCAGAAAGTAGCCCTTAGCCAAAAATTGGTTCGTTATTCGGACAGCACTTCTACCCAAATTGTAGTAACCATTATTGCGAGCACTAATGGCGAAAACATTAATTATTTGGGTGCCAACTGGGGGCAAAAATGGGGAATTGGTCAAGAAGGCAAAGACAATGGTATTCTCATAATTTTAGCCGAAAACGACAGAAAAGTTGCTATTAGCACCGGGTATGGTGTAGAAGGTCTACTTACAGACGCTATATCAAAACGCATTATTGAACAAGTAATCCTTCCAGAATTTAGAGCTGGGGATTATTATGGTGGACTAAATAAAGGGTCAGATGTTATTTTTCAAGTTTTAAATGGTGAATTTGAAGAAGACAGAACCTTTGGAAATAACAGTAAATCCCCTTTCTCCTCATTTTTACCCTTTATCATTTTTCTCGTAATCCTCTTTATACTTTGGAGTCGCAAAAACGACGACAATAACGGCGGAAATAACGGTAGAAGACGCAGGGGTCTTAGTCCTTGGGATATGATTATTCTAAGTAATATGGGACGTTCTAGTGGTTCTAGTGGCGGATTCGGTAGCGGCGGAGGCGGAAGCTTTGGTGGCGGTGGATTCGGAGGAGGTTTCGGTGGCGGCGGCTTTGGCGGTGGCGGTGCTTCTGGCGGATGGTAG
- the der gene encoding ribosome biogenesis GTPase Der encodes MGAIVAIVGRPNVGKSTFFNRLIQRREAIVDAVSGVTRDRHYGKSDWNGKEFSIIDTGGYVVGSDDVFEKEIDRQVELAIEEADAIIFMVDVETGVTGMDEDVAKLLRRVKKPVFLAVNKVDNAKRAEDAVEFYSLGLGEYYTLSSINGGGSGELLDALVEKLPDVVEEESDLPRFAVVGRPNAGKSSFINALIGEDRYIVTDIAGTTRDSIDTKYNRFGFEFNLVDTAGIRRKAKVKEDLEFYSVMRSVRAIEHCDVCILMLDATRGFDGQVENIFWLAQRNHKGIVILVNKWDLVEDKETNTIKHYTDKIKKAIEPFTDVPILFVSVLTKQRIFKAIETAVEVYNNRNKKIITRKFNETMLPIIENYPPPAYKGKFVKIKFCTQLPTPYPQFAFFCNLPQYVREPYKRYLENKIREEYDFTGVPITVFMRKK; translated from the coding sequence ATGGGTGCTATTGTTGCCATTGTAGGGAGACCTAATGTAGGAAAATCAACATTTTTTAATAGATTAATTCAAAGACGCGAGGCTATTGTAGATGCCGTTAGCGGTGTTACACGTGATCGCCATTATGGTAAAAGTGATTGGAACGGAAAAGAGTTTTCAATTATTGATACCGGCGGATATGTTGTGGGTAGTGATGATGTTTTTGAAAAGGAAATTGATAGGCAAGTTGAATTGGCGATCGAAGAAGCTGATGCCATAATTTTTATGGTGGACGTTGAAACTGGTGTTACCGGTATGGATGAAGATGTAGCCAAGTTACTTAGAAGAGTGAAAAAGCCTGTTTTTTTGGCGGTCAACAAGGTTGATAATGCCAAAAGAGCGGAGGATGCTGTTGAATTTTATTCTTTAGGCCTTGGTGAGTATTATACCTTATCTAGTATAAATGGAGGTGGTTCTGGAGAATTGCTAGATGCCTTGGTAGAAAAGTTGCCAGATGTTGTGGAAGAGGAGAGTGATTTGCCAAGATTTGCCGTTGTTGGTAGGCCCAATGCGGGTAAGTCTTCTTTTATTAATGCATTGATAGGGGAGGATAGGTACATTGTTACTGATATTGCTGGTACTACAAGAGATAGTATCGATACCAAATACAATAGATTTGGGTTTGAATTCAACTTAGTAGATACGGCAGGTATTCGTCGTAAGGCAAAAGTGAAAGAAGATTTGGAGTTCTATTCCGTTATGCGTTCGGTTAGGGCAATTGAGCATTGCGATGTTTGTATTTTAATGTTAGATGCAACAAGAGGTTTTGATGGTCAGGTAGAAAATATTTTCTGGTTAGCACAGCGTAACCATAAAGGGATAGTTATTCTTGTGAATAAGTGGGATTTGGTAGAGGATAAAGAGACCAATACTATAAAGCACTATACCGATAAAATTAAAAAAGCTATTGAGCCATTTACAGATGTGCCAATTCTTTTTGTTTCGGTATTGACAAAACAACGTATTTTCAAGGCAATAGAAACTGCAGTTGAGGTATATAATAATCGTAATAAAAAGATTATTACCCGTAAGTTCAATGAAACAATGTTGCCAATAATAGAGAATTATCCGCCGCCGGCGTATAAAGGTAAATTTGTTAAGATTAAATTCTGTACGCAATTACCAACTCCATATCCGCAGTTTGCTTTCTTCTGTAACCTGCCGCAATATGTACGTGAGCCTTACAAGCGTTATTTAGAGAATAAGATACGTGAGGAGTATGATTTTACTGGTGTCCCTATTACGGTATTTATGAGGAAGAAGTAA
- a CDS encoding MerR family transcriptional regulator, protein MQIDLPEKRYYGIGEVARAFGVNASLIRFWEKEFDVLQPKKNAKGNRKFTPQDIKNLQLIYHLVKERGFTLDGAKIHLKEEKQKTLSNFDIIQKLERVKAELNKIKDQL, encoded by the coding sequence ATGCAGATAGACCTCCCAGAAAAAAGATATTATGGTATTGGTGAAGTAGCCCGTGCTTTCGGTGTAAACGCCTCGTTAATTCGTTTTTGGGAAAAAGAGTTCGATGTACTTCAACCAAAAAAGAACGCAAAAGGAAATAGAAAATTTACGCCACAGGACATTAAAAACCTTCAGCTTATCTATCATTTGGTAAAAGAAAGAGGTTTTACTCTTGATGGCGCCAAAATCCACCTCAAAGAAGAAAAGCAAAAAACACTTTCCAATTTTGACATTATTCAAAAATTGGAGCGCGTAAAAGCGGAACTAAATAAAATTAAAGACCAATTATAA
- the era gene encoding GTPase Era: MADHRAGFVNIIGNPNVGKSTLMNAFVGEKLSIITSKAQTTRHRILGIVNGDDFQMILSDTPGIIKPAYELQSSMMDFVKSAFEDADVLLYMVEIGEKALKDETFFEKIKNSKIPVLLLLNKVDTATQELLEEQVQYWQDLLPTVELHPISALSNFNIKGVFERIVELLPKSPAYYPKDQLTDKPERFFVNETIREKILLNYKKEIPYAVEIETEEFFEDEYIIRMRAVIMVERDSQKGIIIGHKGAALKRVGVEARKDLEKFFGKQVHIELYVKVNKNWRSDARQLKRFGYNK, encoded by the coding sequence ATGGCAGATCATAGAGCAGGCTTCGTAAATATAATAGGAAATCCAAATGTTGGTAAGTCGACATTGATGAATGCTTTTGTGGGTGAAAAATTATCCATAATAACATCAAAGGCGCAAACTACTAGGCATCGTATATTAGGTATTGTGAATGGAGACGATTTTCAGATGATTCTTTCTGATACTCCTGGAATTATAAAACCTGCCTACGAACTACAGAGTAGTATGATGGATTTTGTAAAATCTGCTTTTGAAGATGCCGATGTGTTACTTTATATGGTAGAGATAGGGGAGAAGGCTTTAAAAGATGAAACTTTTTTCGAGAAAATTAAAAACAGTAAAATTCCTGTTTTACTATTATTAAATAAAGTAGATACAGCTACCCAAGAATTATTGGAAGAGCAAGTTCAGTATTGGCAAGACTTATTACCTACGGTAGAGTTGCATCCAATTTCAGCATTATCTAATTTTAATATAAAGGGAGTTTTTGAACGTATTGTTGAGCTACTTCCAAAATCGCCTGCCTATTATCCTAAAGATCAGTTAACTGACAAGCCAGAACGCTTTTTTGTGAATGAGACTATCCGGGAAAAAATATTACTAAATTATAAAAAGGAAATTCCTTACGCGGTAGAAATAGAAACCGAAGAGTTTTTTGAAGATGAGTATATCATTCGTATGCGTGCTGTAATTATGGTTGAGCGCGATTCTCAAAAAGGAATTATCATTGGTCACAAAGGGGCAGCCTTAAAGCGCGTTGGCGTAGAAGCTAGAAAAGATTTAGAGAAATTTTTTGGTAAGCAGGTTCACATTGAACTCTACGTGAAAGTGAACAAGAATTGGCGAAGCGATGCACGTCAATTAAAGCGTTTTGGCTACAATAAATAG
- a CDS encoding LemA family protein: MKKGLIALIVIAVIAFGLYQWGVGFNNTAIALKETSTKTWANVESAYQRRNDLIGNLVKTVQGAADFEKGTLTDVIEARSKATSVSIDPTNITPEQLAQFNQAQSGLSSALSRLLVTVERYPDLKANQNFLELQSQLEGTENRINVARDRFNATVEPYNLHIKKFPNSILAGIFNFDELAYYKADAGSENAPDVNFEFD, encoded by the coding sequence ATGAAAAAAGGACTAATCGCATTAATCGTAATCGCTGTAATAGCGTTTGGACTATACCAGTGGGGCGTAGGTTTCAACAACACAGCAATAGCGTTAAAAGAAACTTCTACAAAAACCTGGGCAAATGTTGAAAGTGCCTATCAACGTAGAAACGACCTTATAGGCAACCTAGTAAAAACAGTACAAGGTGCCGCTGATTTTGAAAAAGGTACTTTGACCGATGTAATCGAGGCAAGATCCAAAGCAACTTCGGTAAGCATTGACCCAACTAATATAACCCCAGAGCAATTAGCACAGTTCAATCAAGCGCAAAGTGGATTAAGCAGTGCACTAAGTAGATTATTGGTTACCGTTGAACGCTACCCTGACTTAAAGGCAAATCAAAATTTTCTGGAACTACAATCTCAATTAGAAGGCACCGAAAATAGAATAAACGTAGCACGTGATAGGTTTAACGCAACCGTAGAACCATATAACCTTCACATCAAAAAATTTCCAAATTCAATTTTGGCAGGCATATTTAACTTTGATGAGCTAGCATATTATAAAGCTGATGCAGGATCAGAAAATGCACCAGACGTAAATTTTGAATTTGATTGA